The window GATGCCGATGCGCGGAGCGCTGTGGCGCCCAGTTCGCTCTCCCCTTCGCGGGCGAGCGATTTCATGCAGTGCCCGCTGCTGTACCGGTTCCGGGTGATCGACAAGCTGCCGGAGAAGCCGAGCGCGGCGGCCACGCGCGGGACGCTGGTCCATGCCGTGCTGGAGCGGTTGTTCGATCATCCGGCGCAGGAGCGGACGGCGCCGCGGGCGAAGTCGCTGCTGCCGGGGCAGTGGGACCGATTGCTGGAGTCGAAGCCGGAGCTGGCGGAGCTGTTTCCGGCGGGTGACGAGGGGGCGGGGCTGGCGCGCTGGCTGACGGAGGCCGAGGCGCTGGTCGAGCGGTGGTTCACGCTGGAGGACCCGACGCGGCTGGAGCCGGTGGAGCGGGAGTTCTTCGTGGAGACGGAGCTGGAGTCGGGGCTGCGGCTGCGCGGGATCATCGACCGGGTGGACGTGGCGCCGACGGGTGAGGTGCGGATCGTCGACTACAAGACGGGCAAGGCGCCGCGGCCGGAGTACGCCGAGGGCGCGCTGTTCCAGATGAAGTTCTACGCGCTGGTGGTGTGGCGGCTGAAGCAGGTGGTGCCGCGGCGGCTGCAGTTGGTGTATCTGGGCAGTGGCGACGTGTTGACGTACGACCCGGTGATCGCGGACCTGGAGCGGGTGGAGCGCAAGCTGCTCGCGTTGTGGGAGGCGATCCGGGAGGCGACGGAGACGGGTGAGTGGCGGCCGCGCCCGACGAAGCTGTGCGGCTGGTGTGATCATCAGGCGGTGTGTCCGGAGTTCGGTGGGACTCCCCCGCCCTATCCTCTGACGATCTCCCCCGGCCACCGCCGGGAGGTGCCCCCGCCGCGTCCGGAGGCGGAACGCCCGGCGGGGTCCTGATCTTGATGTCAGGGCAGAATGGACGGGCCCGCCGTAGCCGTCCGACGAATACGAGGTAGACCCCGTGGCGATCCGCGTCCTTCTGGTCGACGACCAGCCGCTGCTGCGCACCGGCTTCCGGATGATCCTGGAGGCCGAGGAGGACCTGGCGGTGGTCGGCGAGGCCGGGGACGGTCTGCAGGCGCTGGACCAGGTGCGGGCGCTGCAGCCCGACGTGGTGCTGATGGACATCCGGATGCCGCGGATGGACGGGGTGGAGGCGACCCGGCAGATCACCGGTCCGGAGCGCAACGGGCCGGCGAAGGTGCTGGTGCTGACCACGTTCGATCTGGACGAGTACGTGGTGGAGGCGCTGCGGGCGGGGGCGAGCGGGTTCCTGCTGAAGGACGCGCCGGCGAACGAGCTGGTGCAGGCGATCCGGGTGGTCGCCGCGGGTGAGGCGATGCTCGCGCCGAGCATCACGCGGCGGCTGCTGGACAAGTACGCGGGGCATCTGCCGTCGGGTGAGGAGAACCTTCCGAACACCCTGGGGACGCTGACGGAGCGCGAGGTCGAGGTGCTGAAGCTGGTGTCCCGCGGGCTGTCGAACGCGGAGATCGCGGCGGACCTGTTCGTGAGCGAGACGACGGTCAAGACGCATGTGGGTCACGTGCTGACGAAGCTGGGGCTGCGGGACCGGGTCCAGGCGGCCGTGTACGCGTACGAGAGCGGTCTGGTCCGCCCCGGGGCCCAGTAGGTCCGCCGGGGCGCGGATGCGCGAAGGGGCCGTACGTGCGCGCACGTACGGCCCCTTCGCGTGGTGCCGGGCTCTCCCTGGGGCGGGCCCGGCACCGGTGGCATCAGCCCTTGCTGATCTCCCAGAAGCGGAAGACGGTCGAGGCGTCCAGGGACCACTGCAGGCCGTTCACGTTCTGGCGGGTGACGGCGTACTGCTTGCCCTGCCAGAGCGGGAGGATCGGCACCTCGTCGGCGACGATGTCCTGGAGTCGGTTGTAGTCCGTGTTGGCCGCGGTGCGGTCGGACTTCGCGGAGGTCGACGGGATGATGGTCCCGGTGATCTCCTTGTTGTCGTAGTTGTTGTTCAGCACGTTGCCCGGGCCGAAGAACGGCTGCGTGAAGTTGTCGGCGTCCGGGTAGTCGGGCACCCAGCCCTTCACGTACACGCCGTACTTGCCGGCCTGGATGTCCTTCTCGTACTGCTCGTACTCGACGGACTTGACGTCGGCCTCGAAGAGACCGCTGTCGTTGAGCTGCTTGGCGATGACCTCGAACTGCTGGTCCGTGGAGGGGCCGTAGCGGGACGGGGTGGAGTACAGGGTCAGCTTGACCTTGCCGTTGATGCCGGCGGCCTTGAGGACGGCCTTGGCCTTCTCGGGCTGCGGGCTGCCGCCGTAGCGGTCGAAGAAGGCGGTCGTGTGGCCGGCGATGCCGGTCGGCACGATCGAGTAGAGCGCGGTGGCGGTGCCCGCGTACACGTCCTTGACGAGGGCTTCGCGGTCCACGAGGTAGGCGATGGCCTTGCGGACGGGCAGCTTGCCGACGACGGGGTCGTTGACGTTGAACACCATGTGCTCGACCTCGGCGCCGGTGCCCTGGACAATGTCGACCTTGTTGTCGCCGGTCTTCGACGAGGCGAGGGCGGCGATGTCCTTGGCGGCGAGGCCGCGGAACGCGAAGTCCACGTCCCCGCTCTCCAGGACCGTCTTGAGGCCGGCCTGGTCGCCGTTGAAGAACTTCAGCGTGACGCCGGTGTTCTTGGCCTTGGCCTTGCCGGTGTAGGACTCGTTGACCGAGAAGGTGGCGCTCTTCTCGCCGAAGGAGTCCAGCTTGTAGACGCCGGAGCCGATCGCCTTGTTGTCGGTGCGCAGCTTGTCGGCCGGGTACTCGCTGTGGTCGACGATGGAGCCGGCGCCCGACGCGATCTTGCTGGGGAAGGTGGCGTCGGAGGTCTTGAGCCGGAAGATGACGGTCTCGTCGTTGGGGGCGTCGATGCCCGCGATCGACGAGAGCATCACGGCCGGGCCGTTCTCGTCGTTGATCTTCAGCGTGCGCTCGAAGGAGAACTTGACGTCCTTCGAGGTGAGGCTGTTGCCGTTGCTGAACTTCAGCCCGCTCTTCAGGGTGCACTTGTAGAGCTTGCTGTCACCGCCCTCGAAGCCGCAGGCCTGCGCGGCGTCGGGCTCGGGGGTGGTGCCGCCCTTGGGGAAGCTCAGCAGCGACTGGAAGACGTTGTTGAACAGCAGCCAGGAGCCGGGGTCGTAGCCCGATGCCGGGTCGACGGACTTCACCTTGTCGGATATGCCCATGACCACGCCCTTGCCGCTGCCGGCATTGGAGCCATCGGTCGAACCGCAACCGCTGAGCAGCGCGGCGGCGGTGGCTGCGCCGAGCGGGGCCGCCAGCCACTGGTTACGTCGATTCACGCGAACGTCCTTCACAGTCGAACTGTTTCGTTGCTCCGGCTCGCGACACCCGCTGCCGGTCGTTGCCTTGCTCAGCCGCTTACGCCGCGGCCGAGCTCCCACAGCTGGAGGTCGGAGATGGCGTTGACCGACCACTCCACTCCGGTGATCCCGTCGCGTGCGGCGACGTACTGCTTGCCCTGCCACAGGGGCAGGACGGGCACGTCCTCGGCGACGATGTCCTGTATCTCCGTGATCGCGGGGACGGCGACGGTACGGTCGACCGCCCGCCGCGATTCGGGGATGAGCTTGCCGCGGACCGTGTTGTTGGCGTACGGCGTGCCCAGGAAGTTGTCCTGCTCCAGGAACGGGGCGAGGAAGTTGTCGGCGTCCGGGTAGTCGGGGAACCAGCCGAGCCCGTAGGCGGCGTGGTCGCCCTGCTTCTGGGCGGGGCGGAAGTCCGCCCATGCGCTGCCCTGGACGGTGATGTCGAACAGCTGCGTGGAGTTCAGCTGGGCCTTGAGGGCCTCGAACTCGGCGGCCGTTCCGTCGCCGTAGTGGTCGCTGGTGTAGTGCAGCGTCAGCTTGACCGGGGTCTTGATCCCGGCCTCCTTCAGCAGGGCGGCGGCCTTGGGCGTGTTGGCGTCGCCGTACTTGTTGTAGAAGGAGTTGACGTGGCCCGTCACGGTGGTGGGAACCAGCGAGTAGAGCGGCTGCGCGGCCTTGCCGTAGACCTTGGAGATGAGCTGGCCGCGGTCGACGGCGGCCGCGAGGGCCTGGCGTACGGCCTTCTCCTTGACGACCGGCGCCTCGGTGTTGAAGCCGAGGTAGCGGATCTCCAGACCGGGCATCGGGACCAGCTTGACGCCCTTGGGCGGCTGGGCGCTGAAGTCGGCGATCTGGGCCGGCGACAGGGTGCGGGAGACCACGTGGATCTTCCCGTCGGTGAGCGCCTTGCCCATGGCCGGGGAGTCGGGGAACGTGCGCAGCTCGACGTTGTCGTTCTGCAGCTTGATGTCGCCCTTGTAGTGCGGGTTCTTGGTGAAGACGGCGCGGACCAGCCGGTTGCCCTTGACCTCGGCCTTCATCGTGTACGGGCCGGAGCCGTCCACGGCGAAGCCCTCGCGGAGCTTCTTGGCGTCGTAGTTCTTCTCGCTGACGATGCCGGCGGCGGGCGTGGAGAGCTTGAACGGGAAGGTCGCGTCCGGGGTCTTCAGGTGGAAGACGACGGTGTCGGTGCCCTTGACCTCGACGTTGCCGAGGGTGGAGAGCAGCGAGGAGGGGCCGTTCTCGTCCTTGATGGCGAGGACGCGGTCGATGGAGAACTTGACGTCCTTGGCGGTGAGCGGCTCGCCGTCGGCGAACTTCAGCCCGGGGCGCAGCGTGCAGCGGTAGCTCTCGTTGCCGGCGTCGGTGAAGCGGCAGGAGGAGGCCGCTTCGGGGACGGGCTGGCCGCCGCCGCGCGGGGTGTGCATCAGCGTCTGGACGGTCTGGCGCAGGACGTTCCAGGCGCCGGCGTCGTAGGCGTAGGCCGGGTCGAAGGGGGCGGGAGCGAAGTCTGCGGCCTCGAACCGATCGGTGGTTCCGACGACGATCGCTCCGGATCCCGCTCCTCCGCCGCTCACGCTGCCGCAGGCGGCCAGCGCGGGGGTGAGCAGTCCGGCCGCGGCCGTCAGCACCATGGTCTTGCGGTTCATGCTGGAAGTACTCCCTGTAACCGGCACTTGTTCAAAGCGGCGTAAAGGGCACTTCGCGGCGGTCGCCCGTTCAGGGCGGAACGATCGGGCCGGTGTAGTGACGATCGGTCCACGCGGACCCGGCACAGGGGTGTGCGCCGGGACGGCTGAGGTGCGGCGTAGTGTCCGCGTCGACAGTAGTGGTCCGGGACGGGATGGCTGGAACTGACCGGACTTGGGGCGTAATCGCACCGTGATCGGAGCGAACTGCCTGTTCACGCGCAGGGCCCCGCAGATTCGGTCAGGAGCTGATCAATCCGGACACAAGGGAAGGGCCAAGGGCCTCACGACAGGTCCGTCGGGGGGTTGGCGGGTGACCAACGTCACCCTGAGCAACCGCCCCGGAGAGGATGGAATTTCAGCCTCCGGGGCCTGCGACGGAAGATCCTTCCGTGGGACCTGAACACCGCCCCTGATCCGTTCGGTACGGAGCGTGCATACGGGATACCGGTGTGTGGCGGTGGCCCGGTTCGGGCGAGTCGGTCGTCGCGCTCAGTTCATCGGGGCGATGAGCGAGCGCAGGAACGCCAGGTCCACGTCCTCCAGCGAGCGGACGACCGTACGCCCCGGGGCGGGCTCGATCACGCCCACCGAGGGGATGGCCACGACCCGGCAGCCGGCGGCCTCGGCGGCCGCCACACCCGTGCGCGTGTCCTCGATGACCGCGCACCGCGAAGGGTGCGCTCCCAGCGCCTGCGCGGCGAACAGGTACGGGTCGGGGTGCGGCTTGGTACGGGCCACCTCGTCACCGGCGACCGTCATCGTGAAGCGGTCGCGGCCGAGGGTGAGCAGGACCTGGTCGATGACCCGGCGGTGGGAGGCCGACACGAGGGCGGTGGGCACGTTGTGCCGCGCCAGCTCGGCCAGCAGCCGCTCGGCGCCGGGCATCAGCGGCACGCGGTCGGCGATGCGGGCCTCGAAGCGCTCGTTGAGCAGCACGCTCAGCTCGGCGAGGCCGATGGCGGCACCGGTCGCCTCGATCAGGAAGGTCCCGCTGCGGCTCATCGGGCCGCCTACGACCACGTCGCGCCAGGCCTCGTCGAGCCGGTGCCCGAGCTCCTGGAAGATCTCCGCCTCGATCTCCCACCAGAAGCCCTCGGTGTCGACCAGAGTGCCGTCCATGTCGAGCAGCACCGCCTGCAGGGCAGAACCGTCGGCCGTACGGGCGACGGGGGCGGGAACGGTGCTCGTCATGCGCATGCCTCTCAGAAGGGACGAGAAGGCCGGTCACCTCTTCCGCGGGGCATACCACCCCGGGGAACAGGCGACCGGCCTGTATGGGACCGACAAGTGTACGTCGGTGGAGCTCAGCGTGCGTTGAAATACTTCGCTTCGGGGTGATGAATCACGATCGCGTCGGTGGACTGCTCCGGGTGGAGCTGGAACTCCTCCGACAGGTGGACGCCGATCCGCTCCGGCTCCAGGAGGGCGGCGATCTTGGCGCGGTCCTCCAGGTCGGGGCAGGCGCCGTAACCCAGCGAGAAGCGGGCGCCGCGGTACTTGAGGTCGAACATGTCCTCGACCTTCGACGGGTCCTCACCGGCGAATCCGAGCTCGGAACGCACCCGGGCGTGCCAGTACTCGGCCATCGCCTCGGCCAGCTGGACGGACAGGCCGTGCAGCTCCAGGTACTCGCGGTAGGAGTCCGACTCGAACAGCTTGGCCGTGGCCTCGCCGATCTTCGAACCCACGGTGACCACCTGGAGGCCGACGACGTCGGTCTCGCCGGACTCCTCGGGGCGGAAGAAGTCGGCGAGGCACAGGCGGCGGCCGCGGCGCTGGCGCGGGAAGGTGAAGCGGGTCCGCTCGTTGCCCTCCTCGTCCAGGATGATCAGGTCCTCGCCCTTGGAGACGCAGGGGAAGTACCCGTAGACGACCGCGGCCTCCAGCAGGTTCTCGGTGTGCAGCTTGTCCAGGAGGCCGCGCAGGCGCGGACGGCCCTCGGTCTCGACGAGCTCCTCGTACGTGGCCCCGCCCGCGCGGGCCTGCTTGAGGCCCCACTGGCCCTTGAAGAGGGCGCCCTCGTCGAGCCAGGAGGCGTAGTCCTTGAGCGGGATGCCCTTGACGACGCGGGTGCCCCAGAACGGCGGGGTGGGGACCGGGTTGTCGACGGCCACGTCGGAGCGGCCACCCGGCTCCTCGGCCTCCTCGACCTGCAGCACCGGCGTGTCGCGCTTGGCGACGCGGCGCTGCTTGAGCTCGGGCAGGGACGCGCCGGGAACACCGCGCTTCACGGCGATGAGGGCGTCCATGAGGCGCAGGCCCTCGAAGGCGTCGCGGGCGTAGCGGACTTCGCCCTCGTAGATTTCGTGGAGGTCCTGTTCGACGTAGGCGCGGGTGAGGGCGGCGCCGCCGAGGATGACGGGGTAGTCGGCGGCCAGCTTGCGCTGGTTGAGCTCCTCCAGGTTCTCCTTCATGATCACGGTCGATTTCACGAGGAGACCCGACATGCCGATGACGTCGGCCTTGTGCTCCTGCGCGGCTTCGAGGATCGCGGAGACCGGCTGCTTGATGCCGATGTTGACGACGTTGTAGCCGTTGTTGGTGAGGATGATGTCGACGAGGTTCTTGCCGATGTCGTGGACGTCACCGCGGACGGTCGCCAGCACGATCGTGCCCTTGCCCTCGTCGTCCGTCTTCTCCATGTGCGGCTCGAGAAAGGCCACGGCCGTCTTCATGACCTCGGCCGACTGCAGGACGAACGGAAGCTGCATCTGGCCGGAGCCGAACAGCTCACCGACGACCTTCATGCCCTCCAGGAGGGTGTCGTTGACGATGTCGAGGGCGGGGCGGGTCTGCAGGGCCTCGTCGAGGTCGGCCTCCAGGCCGTTCTTCTCACCGTCGATGATCCGCCGCTGGAGGCGCTCGTCCAGCGGCAGCGCGAGGAGTTCCTCGGCGCGGCCGGCCTTCATCGACTTGGTGTTGACGCCCTCGAAGAGGGCCATCAGCTTCTGCAGCGGGTCGTAATCGCCCTCACGCCGGTCGTAGATCAGGTCGAGGGCGGTGGTGACCTGCTCCTCGTCGAACCGGGCGATCGGCAGGATCTTGCTCGCGTGGACGATCGCCGAATCCAGACCGGCCTTCACGCACTCGTCCAGGAACACGGAGTTCAGCAGCACGCGCGCCGCCGGGTTCAGGCCGAACGAGATGTTGGAGAGGCCGAGGGTGGTCTGGACGTCCGGGTGAAGCCGCTTGAGCTCACGGATCGCCTCGATCGTCGCGATGCCGTCGCCCCGGGACTCCTCCTGGCCGGTGCAGATCGTGAAGGTCAGGGTGTCGATGAGGATGTCCGACTCGCGGATCCCCCAGTTGGCGGTCAGGTCCTCGATGAGCCGCTCGGCGATGGCGACCTTGTGCCCGACGGTCCGGGCCTGGCCCTCCTCGTCGATGGTCAGCGCGATCAGAGCAGCCCCGTGCTCCTGGGCCAGGCGGGTGACCAGCGCGAACCGCGACTCCGGACCGTCGCCGTCCTCGTAGTTCACCGAGTTGATCACAGCGCGGCCGCCGAGCTTCTCCAGGCCCGCCCGGATGACCGGGACCTCGGTGGAGTCCAGCACGATCGGCAGGGTCGAAGCGGTCGCGAAACGGCCGGCGAGCTCCGCCATGTCCGCGACACCGTCACGGCCCACATAATCCACACACAGATCGAGCATGTGGGCGCCCTCACGGATCTGGTCCCGGGCCATCTCCACACAGTCGTCCCAGCGGGCCTCCAGCATCGCCTCACGGAACTTCTTCGACCCGTTCGCGTTCGTCCGCTCACCGATCGCCATGTACGACGTGTCCTGCCGGAACGGCACCGTCTGATACAGCGACGCCGCACCCGGCTCGGGGTGGGGATCGCGGGTGGTCGGGGTGAGTCCGCGGACCCGCTCGACGACCTGGCGCAGGTGTTCGGGGGTGGTGCCGCAGCAGCCGCCGACCAGGGAGAGGCCGTAGTCGCGGACGAAGGTCTCCTGGGCGTCGGCGAGTTCGGGGGCGGACAGCGGGTAGTGGGCGCCGTCCTTGGTCAGCACCGGCAGGCCGGCGTTCGGCATGCAGGACAGCGGGATGCGCGCGTTGCGCGCCAGGTAGCGCAGGTGCTCGCTCATCTCGGCGGGGCCGGTGGCGCAGTTGAGGCCGATCATGTCGATGCCGAGCGGCTCCAGCGCGGTCAGGGCCGCGCCGATCTCCGAACCCAGCAGCATCGTGCCGGTGGTCTCGACGGTGACGGAGCAGATCAGCGGGACGGTGATGCCCAGGGCCGCCATGGCGCGGTGCGCGCCGATGATCGAGGACTTGGTCTGCAGGAGGTCCTGGGTGGTCTCCACCAGCAGCGCGTCCGCGCCGCCGGAGATCAGGCCCTCGGCGTTGATCTGGTAGGCGTCACGGATCTGCCCGTAGGTGATGTGGCCCAGCGTCGGGAGCTTGGTGCCGGGGCCCATCGAACCCAGCACCCAGCGCTGCTGACCGGTGGAGGCCGTGAACTCGTCCGCGACCTCGCGGGCGATCCGGGCACCGGCCTCGGACAGCTCGAAATTGCGTTCGGCGATGTCGTACTCCGCGAGCGCCGCGTAGTTCGTGCCGAAGGTGTTCGTCTCCACACAGTCCACACCCACCGAGAAGTAGGCCTCGTGGACCGAACGCACGATGTCCGGGCGGGTGACGTTCAGGACCTCGTTGCAGCCCTCCAGCTGCTGGAAGTCCTCCATGGTCGGGTCCTGCGCCTGCAGCATCGTCCCCATGGCCCCGTCGGCCACGACCACACGCGTCGCGAGCGCCTCTCTGAGGGCATCGGCCCGGGTCTGGGTGTCAGCGGGCAGGTTGGGCAACGAAGCCATGGTTGTGCTCCCTGGGATGCGACGGCTGTCGGCTTTGCACCCCCTCTGCGTCAAGGGTGCACGCGGCCAGGGTAACCGTGAGGCACCGGACCCGGTGTGGGTGTCCCACGTGGCGGACTGCATTCTGTGGCGGGGAACTTGCCGGAGGTGTCCCGGCGATCGTACGGCGAACGGATCTCCGACGGTGCGCAAGGTCGGCATCGACCGATACTGTTCAGCATTGTCGAACCGCGTCAAGATGGTCAGTAATACCGAAGGTCTGCAGGAGGCTGCGCGATGGCACGGAACATCCAGTCGCTCGAACGAGCCGCTGCGATGCTGCGACTCCTGGCGGGCGGCGAGCGCCGGCTGGGACTCTCGGACGTGGCGTCCTCGCTGGGCCTGGCCAAGGGCACGGCCCACGGCATCCTGCGCACCCTGCAGGCCGAGGGCTTCGTGGAGCAGGACCCGGCCTCCGGCCGCTACCAGCTGGGCGCGGAGCTGCTGCGCCTGGGCAACAGCTACCTCGACGTGCACGAGCTGCGCGCCCGCGCCCTGGTCTGGACGGACGATCTGGCCCGGGCGAGCGGCGAGAGCGTGTACGTGGGCGTGCTGCACCAGAGCGGGGTGCTGATCATGCACCACGTGTTCCGGCCCGACGACAGCCGCCAGGTGCTGGAGGTGGGGGCCATGCAGCCGCTGCACTCCACCGCCCTGGGCAAGGTGCTGTCGGCCTACGACCCCGTGGCGCACACCCAGGCCCATGACGTGGACCGCGAGGCGTTCACCCCCCGTACGGTCACCGACGGCACCGCCTTCGAGGAGATCCTGGGCCTGACCCGGGCCCGCGGCTGGGCCTCCGACGTCGAGGAGACCTGGGAGGGCATCGCCTCGGTGGCGGCGCCGATCCACGACCGGCGCAGGATGCCGGTGGGCGCCGTGGCGGTCGCGGGCGCCGTGGAACGGGTCTGCGGCGAGTCGGGTGAACCCCGTGCGGCCCTCGTGGCGTCGGTGCGGGACTGTGCGCGTGCGGTTTCACGCGATCTCGGCGCAGGCCGGTTCTGAGCTTCCTTTAACAGGCTGTAGCCACTCCTGGGCCTCTTTCTGCCCACTTTTCGCCATATCCCGGCCATAGGTTGGCCGGTTTTGGCTGATCGCACCTAGTGGTAACGATCCGACACTTTGGCCTGGCCGACCCTTGACGCGTTCTTCACTTGGGCGGAAAACTGCCGTTCATCGGTCGGCATTGTCGAACACCTACCGGCAATACGCGCTAGGATGCGACAAGGCCACGGACCGGTGCAGCACTCACCGAGTGCGCGGAACCACCGGAGGGACCCGGTGTCCGCCCACCCCTGGACGTACAAAGGAGTCGCGGGTGTCCAGCTCCGACATCTTCAT is drawn from Streptomyces sp. NBC_01232 and contains these coding sequences:
- a CDS encoding ABC transporter substrate-binding protein, with amino-acid sequence MNRKTMVLTAAAGLLTPALAACGSVSGGGAGSGAIVVGTTDRFEAADFAPAPFDPAYAYDAGAWNVLRQTVQTLMHTPRGGGQPVPEAASSCRFTDAGNESYRCTLRPGLKFADGEPLTAKDVKFSIDRVLAIKDENGPSSLLSTLGNVEVKGTDTVVFHLKTPDATFPFKLSTPAAGIVSEKNYDAKKLREGFAVDGSGPYTMKAEVKGNRLVRAVFTKNPHYKGDIKLQNDNVELRTFPDSPAMGKALTDGKIHVVSRTLSPAQIADFSAQPPKGVKLVPMPGLEIRYLGFNTEAPVVKEKAVRQALAAAVDRGQLISKVYGKAAQPLYSLVPTTVTGHVNSFYNKYGDANTPKAAALLKEAGIKTPVKLTLHYTSDHYGDGTAAEFEALKAQLNSTQLFDITVQGSAWADFRPAQKQGDHAAYGLGWFPDYPDADNFLAPFLEQDNFLGTPYANNTVRGKLIPESRRAVDRTVAVPAITEIQDIVAEDVPVLPLWQGKQYVAARDGITGVEWSVNAISDLQLWELGRGVSG
- a CDS encoding ABC transporter substrate-binding protein yields the protein MNRRNQWLAAPLGAATAAALLSGCGSTDGSNAGSGKGVVMGISDKVKSVDPASGYDPGSWLLFNNVFQSLLSFPKGGTTPEPDAAQACGFEGGDSKLYKCTLKSGLKFSNGNSLTSKDVKFSFERTLKINDENGPAVMLSSIAGIDAPNDETVIFRLKTSDATFPSKIASGAGSIVDHSEYPADKLRTDNKAIGSGVYKLDSFGEKSATFSVNESYTGKAKAKNTGVTLKFFNGDQAGLKTVLESGDVDFAFRGLAAKDIAALASSKTGDNKVDIVQGTGAEVEHMVFNVNDPVVGKLPVRKAIAYLVDREALVKDVYAGTATALYSIVPTGIAGHTTAFFDRYGGSPQPEKAKAVLKAAGINGKVKLTLYSTPSRYGPSTDQQFEVIAKQLNDSGLFEADVKSVEYEQYEKDIQAGKYGVYVKGWVPDYPDADNFTQPFFGPGNVLNNNYDNKEITGTIIPSTSAKSDRTAANTDYNRLQDIVADEVPILPLWQGKQYAVTRQNVNGLQWSLDASTVFRFWEISKG
- the metH gene encoding methionine synthase — its product is MASLPNLPADTQTRADALREALATRVVVADGAMGTMLQAQDPTMEDFQQLEGCNEVLNVTRPDIVRSVHEAYFSVGVDCVETNTFGTNYAALAEYDIAERNFELSEAGARIAREVADEFTASTGQQRWVLGSMGPGTKLPTLGHITYGQIRDAYQINAEGLISGGADALLVETTQDLLQTKSSIIGAHRAMAALGITVPLICSVTVETTGTMLLGSEIGAALTALEPLGIDMIGLNCATGPAEMSEHLRYLARNARIPLSCMPNAGLPVLTKDGAHYPLSAPELADAQETFVRDYGLSLVGGCCGTTPEHLRQVVERVRGLTPTTRDPHPEPGAASLYQTVPFRQDTSYMAIGERTNANGSKKFREAMLEARWDDCVEMARDQIREGAHMLDLCVDYVGRDGVADMAELAGRFATASTLPIVLDSTEVPVIRAGLEKLGGRAVINSVNYEDGDGPESRFALVTRLAQEHGAALIALTIDEEGQARTVGHKVAIAERLIEDLTANWGIRESDILIDTLTFTICTGQEESRGDGIATIEAIRELKRLHPDVQTTLGLSNISFGLNPAARVLLNSVFLDECVKAGLDSAIVHASKILPIARFDEEQVTTALDLIYDRREGDYDPLQKLMALFEGVNTKSMKAGRAEELLALPLDERLQRRIIDGEKNGLEADLDEALQTRPALDIVNDTLLEGMKVVGELFGSGQMQLPFVLQSAEVMKTAVAFLEPHMEKTDDEGKGTIVLATVRGDVHDIGKNLVDIILTNNGYNVVNIGIKQPVSAILEAAQEHKADVIGMSGLLVKSTVIMKENLEELNQRKLAADYPVILGGAALTRAYVEQDLHEIYEGEVRYARDAFEGLRLMDALIAVKRGVPGASLPELKQRRVAKRDTPVLQVEEAEEPGGRSDVAVDNPVPTPPFWGTRVVKGIPLKDYASWLDEGALFKGQWGLKQARAGGATYEELVETEGRPRLRGLLDKLHTENLLEAAVVYGYFPCVSKGEDLIILDEEGNERTRFTFPRQRRGRRLCLADFFRPEESGETDVVGLQVVTVGSKIGEATAKLFESDSYREYLELHGLSVQLAEAMAEYWHARVRSELGFAGEDPSKVEDMFDLKYRGARFSLGYGACPDLEDRAKIAALLEPERIGVHLSEEFQLHPEQSTDAIVIHHPEAKYFNAR
- a CDS encoding HAD family hydrolase, giving the protein MTSTVPAPVARTADGSALQAVLLDMDGTLVDTEGFWWEIEAEIFQELGHRLDEAWRDVVVGGPMSRSGTFLIEATGAAIGLAELSVLLNERFEARIADRVPLMPGAERLLAELARHNVPTALVSASHRRVIDQVLLTLGRDRFTMTVAGDEVARTKPHPDPYLFAAQALGAHPSRCAVIEDTRTGVAAAEAAGCRVVAIPSVGVIEPAPGRTVVRSLEDVDLAFLRSLIAPMN
- a CDS encoding response regulator transcription factor; the protein is MAIRVLLVDDQPLLRTGFRMILEAEEDLAVVGEAGDGLQALDQVRALQPDVVLMDIRMPRMDGVEATRQITGPERNGPAKVLVLTTFDLDEYVVEALRAGASGFLLKDAPANELVQAIRVVAAGEAMLAPSITRRLLDKYAGHLPSGEENLPNTLGTLTEREVEVLKLVSRGLSNAEIAADLFVSETTVKTHVGHVLTKLGLRDRVQAAVYAYESGLVRPGAQ
- a CDS encoding IclR family transcriptional regulator; the encoded protein is MARNIQSLERAAAMLRLLAGGERRLGLSDVASSLGLAKGTAHGILRTLQAEGFVEQDPASGRYQLGAELLRLGNSYLDVHELRARALVWTDDLARASGESVYVGVLHQSGVLIMHHVFRPDDSRQVLEVGAMQPLHSTALGKVLSAYDPVAHTQAHDVDREAFTPRTVTDGTAFEEILGLTRARGWASDVEETWEGIASVAAPIHDRRRMPVGAVAVAGAVERVCGESGEPRAALVASVRDCARAVSRDLGAGRF
- a CDS encoding RecB family exonuclease — encoded protein: MTTSPGAVPGAADADARSAVAPSSLSPSRASDFMQCPLLYRFRVIDKLPEKPSAAATRGTLVHAVLERLFDHPAQERTAPRAKSLLPGQWDRLLESKPELAELFPAGDEGAGLARWLTEAEALVERWFTLEDPTRLEPVEREFFVETELESGLRLRGIIDRVDVAPTGEVRIVDYKTGKAPRPEYAEGALFQMKFYALVVWRLKQVVPRRLQLVYLGSGDVLTYDPVIADLERVERKLLALWEAIREATETGEWRPRPTKLCGWCDHQAVCPEFGGTPPPYPLTISPGHRREVPPPRPEAERPAGS